From Phoenix dactylifera cultivar Barhee BC4 unplaced genomic scaffold, palm_55x_up_171113_PBpolish2nd_filt_p 001435F, whole genome shotgun sequence, the proteins below share one genomic window:
- the LOC103701479 gene encoding uncharacterized protein LOC103701479, with product MARILSQTLARQSQTLVHDPTRARLLPPPPNRLEGHRGRASRPEKALLVEVDLETEAAGPDVEVLGMRRLEDAIHGIIVRRSAPDWLPFIPGASYWVPPRKRPYGVVELIGRLANPMTEEEVLSLTSVRGWPSSAFFVEGVSPHPAKKGLEKASAQSDDEES from the exons ATGGCGCGCATCCTTTCTCAAACCCTTGCCCGGCAGTCCCAAACCCTAGTCCACGATCCAACCAGAGCGCGCCTCCTCCCGCCGCCGCCCAACCGCCTCGAGGGCCACCGCGGCCGGGCAAGCCGGCCGGAGAAGGCCCTGCTCGTGGAGGTGGACCTGGAGACGGAGGCGGCCGGGCCGGATGTGGAGGTCCTTGGGATGCGCCGCCTCGAGGACGCCATCCACGGGATTATTGTCCGCCGATCCGCCCCCGACTGGCTCCCCTTCATCCCGGGCGCCTCCTACTGGGTCCCGCCGCGGAAGCGGCCCTACGGCGTGGTGGAGCTCATCGGCAGGCTCGCGAATCCGATGACGGAAGAGGAGGTCCTCTCGCTCACTAGCGTCCGCGGCTGGCCCTCGTCCGCCTTTTTCGTGGAAG GCGTGTCTCCACATCCAGCGAAGAAGGGCCTGGAGAAAGCTTCTGCACAGTCTGATGATGAAGAAAGCTGA
- the LOC103701478 gene encoding diphthamide biosynthesis protein 3-like, translating into MAAYDEVEIEDMEWNEELQVFTYPCPCGDLFQITREDLRAGEEIARCPSCSLFITVIYNPEDFPDPERKQPPPSSVSPKLVVA; encoded by the coding sequence atggCGGCGTACGACGAGGTGGAGATCGAGGACATGGAGTGGAACGAGGAGCTGCAGGTGTTCACGTACCCGTGCCCCTGCGGCGACCTGTTCCAGATCACGAGGGAGGACCTCCGCGCCGGCGAGGAGATCGCCCGCTGCCCCAGCTGCTCCCTCTTCATCACCGTCATCTATAACCCCGAGGATTTCCCCGATCCCGAGAGGAAGCAACCCCCGCCCTCAAGCGTCAGCCCTAAATTGGTCGTCGCTTGA